From one Lolium rigidum isolate FL_2022 chromosome 4, APGP_CSIRO_Lrig_0.1, whole genome shotgun sequence genomic stretch:
- the LOC124646629 gene encoding uncharacterized protein LOC124646629 → MARSTRGPILRRRPPQAARHRHGHEDRISVLPDDLLLLLLRKIDTHTALGVGTLSRRWAHLPRQLPDLDFRVGDILSPRYHKWLLVGNGSESEYGWQTSEEEIKPNIRRFERRAMRSLVRSVQSFLDAGHDGRRVNRLRLEFFTTHNTACINRLLAKAIDAWGGVSLEVLAKPIHGERQVHAFPSHGLCEEPRASRLRSLKLGGCVLPPLHEYSSLSTLVLQDMPESTPGAAYEGVFTSCPQLQVLHLISCQSGDQIIVDAPRSQIRELVLDKCEFMRLCMRDLPYLERLASLGTRVLFESASFACLRQYNLTLGFGDDLGEYGHVFVKILKAQLGLFFGHAMEITNLVIRFTGPGRWIVPSSSPATFLPNLRRLLVADVPSSWDVSWPRLLLETAPSLHTLHVHVDPSLAEPGDEIPWQPTMLRHHHLKEFVMVGFQAMERQLYLVKFVVEVCTALCHVALFKDGHVQDKGHWDWELMTEQYSWTQEEKGTMLNQIMDGVSSSSIVPSQLVFG, encoded by the coding sequence ATGGCCAGGAGCACGAGGGGTCCAATCCTTCGGCGGCGGCCTCCGCAGGCTGCTCGCCATCGCCATGGCCATGAAGACCGGATCAGCGTCCTCCCCgacgatctcctcctcctcctcctgcgcaAGATCGACACCCACACGGCACTCGGCGTCGGGACGCTCTCTAGGCGCTGGGCCCACCTCCCCCGCCAGCTCCCCGACCTCGACTTCAGGGTCGGCGACATACTCTCGCCGCGCTATCACAAATGGCTCCTCGTCGGCAACGGATCTGAGTCAGAGTACGGATGGCAAACCTCggaggaggagatcaagcctaacaTCCGGCGGTTCGAGCGCCGGGCCATGCGCTCCTTGGTCAGATCCGTCCAGAGCTTCTTGGACGCTGGCCATGACGGTCGGCGGGTCAACAGGCTGAGGCTCGAGTTCTTCACCACCCACAACACCGCCTGCATCAACCGTCTCCTGGCCAAGGCCATCGATGCTTGGGGGGGCGTTTCTCTCGAGGTTCTTGCCAAGCCAATTCACGGGGAACGGCAAGTCCACGCTTTTCCCAGCCATGGCCTCTGTGAGGAACCCCGCGCGTCACGCCTGCGAAGCCTCAAGCTTGGAGGCTGCGTGCTGCCGCCCCTGCACGAGTACAGCTCACTCAGTACCCTCGTCCTGCAAGACATGCCAGAGTCGACACCAGGGGCAGCCTACGAGGGCGTCTTCACCTCGTGCCCGCAGCTGCAGGTGCTGCATCTCATCTCCTGTCAGAGCGGAGACCAAATCATCGTGGACGCCCCCAGGTCACAGATAAGGGAGCTGGTTCTGGACAAGTGCGAGTTCATGCGGTTATGCATGAGGGATCTTCCCTATCTCGAGAGGCTAGCCTCTCTGGgaacaagagtgttgtttgagtcCGCTTCATTTGCCTGCCTCAGGCAATATAACCTCACGTTGGGCTTCGGCGACGATCTGGGAGAATATGGCCATGTCTTTGTGAAGATCCTCAAGGCGCAGCTTGGCTTGTTTTTTGGACACGCCATGGAAATCACCAACTTGGTTATCCGGTTCACTGGACCTGGCAGATGGATCGTGCCCTCCAGCTCCCCGGCCACATTTTTACCTAACCTCAGGCGGCTGCTGGTCGCCGATGTGCCTTCGTCCTGGGATGTCTCATGGCCCCGTCTCCTGCTTGAGACAGCGCCTTCCCTCCACACCCTTCATGTACACGTTGATCCCTCCTTAGCGGAGCCTGGCGATGAGATACCCTGGCAACCCACCatgcttcggcaccatcacttgaAGGAGTTTGTGATGGTTGGTTTTCAAGCAATGGAGAGGCAGCTTTATCTTGTCAAATTTGTTGTGGAAGTATGCACAGCTCTGTGTCATGTCGCCTTGTTCAAGGATGGGCATGTTCAGGACAAGGGGCACTGGGACTGGGAGCTGATGACGGAGCAATACTCGTGGACCCAAGAGGAGAAGGGCACCATGCTGAACCAGATCATGGATGGGGTTTCTTCCTCTTCAATAGTTCCTAGCCAACTGGTTTTTGGCTGA